The Salminus brasiliensis chromosome 4, fSalBra1.hap2, whole genome shotgun sequence nucleotide sequence aatgtatCACATCAGACAGCTTTATCattatttacttactttatGCCATTTTATCACCATTTCTGCTTCCTCTCTGCTGCTGTATCATGTATTTATCAGACTTtgacactgtatatttaacaccTACCAACTGTACCTAACCTGGACATTTTGAAGGGTCTACTTTATATAGAGGACATGTGTGGGAGTGTGCTTACAGTGATTTTATGGAGATGGAGAGTCAGATAATTGAGGTGTGCTCTGGCTGGATTAAAACGTGCACCCACACTTGTCCTGTGGAGATATCATTGGACACACCACATGTTTCCTGTGCAACCCACACAAAGTCACTAGCAACCACATGTACCAAACAAATGGGGGCAGCAGCCTTTTATTCTAGGGTCAAACTGATATGAAAGCTTTGTGACAGATATCGTTTTCAGGTGGCTGGAAATTGCAATAACTAGTAGCATTGCCCAACATAATTTTATGTTTCATAGTTTCATAGTGTATTTATAGTGACtagcacctttacctttttagttttttaaaaatagaaatattgaaGCATGGGAGAgtgggttttatttttttaacattggtATTTTGTCCAACAGTTCCATCATCTTCATAGAAATAGattttttctatatttatataacatgCTATGCTCATGCCAAAGTTCAGGTTTGGACAGCACTTTATGATTGAGTTAATATAACCTTGTACCTTTCTGGTCTCATGAATGTTCTGCTTTTCTGTGTTTGCTATTTCAGCTCACTGTGAGGAGGAAAAATGCTAAAGAAATGTTTGGTGGCTTCTTTAAGAACATGGTGAAGAGTGCTGATGAAGTCCTCATCTCAGGGATTAaggttttgcattttttttaatatgctgATATAAACAtatcttttttttatggatGTTAATCCGTAGGTACTATCCACTCTGTGCAGCCAGACGTTCAGTAGTAATCATGCATGTTAACTACCATTGGGAATTCTGTGTGTTGCAGGATGTTGATGAGTTCTTTGAGCAGGAGAAGACTTTTCTCCTAGATTATTTTAGCAAGATCAAGGATTCAACTGCCAAAGCTGAAAAGATGACCAGAGCTCATAAAAGTAAGGTCTTAAGATGCAGCATCTATAACTATATTCAGCCAACAGGTAGAAAAGCTCAAAATGCTGCTCTTTGGGAATAATTCTAAAAGCTCAGCACATATTTGTGCTGATAACCCTCACACCAAATGTGGAAATAATTATCTTTAGAGAGCGTCAACTTTTTACAGATAAGGTGGGTTACATACAGGCTGAAATGAAAACTAGTCATTGCCTTACTTTTTTTGCTTCCTCCCTTTAGATGTTGCTGATGATTACATCCATATTTCTGCAACATTGAACAACATTGGTGCAGAAGACAATACAGCCCTAAAAACGTGAGTACTCTGTTCTGATGAAAAGGAAATGCAGGTGAGGTCTTCAAAGGTAGCATTTCTACACACCATGTGTAAGATTACAAAATAGGAACTTCAGTTTGGGGTCTATTCTTTTATGTTTGTACTCCATGCAAAAAATAACTTATCACCTTGCAATAAAACAAATCTGATATTGTGTTCTTATTTTGTAAGACTATGATATGTAGTGTGTGTCTTTCTTTTATGTATAGCAACATGAAACCTGGACATGCTTGTATAGCAGTATAGATTTAACTATCTTCCAAAGAAAACCTcacacagccattaatgtcACAGTGAATATGTCCAAGTTGTGTCCAACTGACTCATTAGTTCCAAGGTTCCAGGTGTAAATGAGGAACAGGGCTGTTAAATGCAGTGCTTTGGGTGCAGTTCTCCGATACTGGCCGCTGGATATTCTACATGGTGCCTCATgacttttctttattttgtaacCCTTGTTGGTCATTCACATATGTTCGTGTCGTATGGCCACCCCTTATTTTCTAACGTTTCAGTTCATTTGACTCTCTTTGAATTgggccagcagagggagctaTAATACAAGCAACCATTTTTTCTGTGGTTTGGCATCTGTATGGTTTCAAAGGCTAACAAAATGCCTAAAAGAAAACCCTAACAAAACCAAACGATTCAGTGGTGTCAGGAAATAAACCCATGTTAACTGTGTGTATTATGACTGTGTCTTCTCCTTACAGGCACTTGGAGAAGTTTTCCGAGCTTCTTGAGAAACTCAGGGTAAGATCTTGTGGATCTCCTAATGGCTCAGATTaattttcagttattattagctAGATTTGCAgttcaagtgtgtgtgtctttatagAAAGTGGAAGGCAGAGTGGCTTCAGATCAGGAGCTCAAGCTCACAGAGTTGCTGAGATACTACATGAGAGACATTCAAGCTGCCAAGGTAAGAACTACCATTGGTCTTTAATGTCTGATTTGGCAGAATGtgcttatttttttacataccTTTTTTCTCAGTTTCCAGAAAATATAATGTCAAAGCTTTTACAAGAGTGATGCTATAGTTTTGCAAATAGTTTGCAATCGACATCTACAATCTACAAGACAGCAAGAGTAGTCTAGGCTACTGTGTGCAGTAGGGCTGTCCCAAATACAGTTTTTTTGGGGGCTTTGGCAGTAATGAGCATCTGGAGCCTCGTCTCGGAGGGAAGGGGTGTTGAGGCATTCTAGTAACAGCAGCACAGAGCACATTTTAAACTGACAATGTCTTTTGAACAAACATACAAATCACAACCAGGCTGCATTTGTTTGAGCCTTAAGCCTACCTACGCTCTCTTCCTATTGTGAAAGAGAGCTTCTGGTCTTGTTCATGAAGGACCAGCCTTTGAGAAAATGCGTTCTGATGGGGATGTTTTTGGTGCTGGCCTTTTCCCTGGCTGCTGGTTAATTATTTTTGAAGCAAAGTGGGGCacatttttatatgtaattatgtGCAACTTTACTATTTAAGCACCAGATAAAAGTTGTCATGCCGATTAGACAAGACACATTAGCTAAGCAAAAGTTGCTAGCTAGTATGGGGTCGATTTTTGAACTGTCAAACAACAGTCTACTCACAGCATGTTCTTTTTGTAAGCATGTTGTGCTACTGTGGTCACGCCAGTTTCAAATAGCATACTTGGCACACTACCTTTGTCTTGTTATAGtttcatttaaagcattttaacACAGCTGACATGATCTGAAGAGTGGCGTTCAGTGTTGGGAATGAGCGAGAGTTAGGGCCCCCAAGCTGAGTAGCCTGTATTTCCACATTTAGTCCCTCCTGTCCcaccaaaaaacaaaagttAAAACCGTACTCCCGAAGTTAAAACCTGAAAACCTTCCCAATGGATGAATTTCCAAATAGTTGAATATTTTGGTTCAGACATCGTCATACTTTTACAATATTGGTTGCGCACGGtcagtctcttttttttgctTACTTAAGATGCCCCTGCAGCTTGACCCTTGGTAAGATGAGTGAATGCTTTGTACATTCAAAATGTCAAGTCACATTAGCACAAACTTTTCTTGAACTCCAGTTATGCCGTAACCTTCCTAAACTATTTTTGTCATGTACACATCAGTTATTTTGATAAAACATTCCTAGGTCTTTTTCGTGATGAACTCCAAAAATAAAATCGTGTAGGTTTGACTATGTATTGACCAGCAAAGCCATAATGTGTTTTGGggtgtttttcccttctccAATCCCCTCCTATCCCTCAGGATCTTTTATACAGGCGTGCGCGGGCCCTCGCCGACTATGAGAATTCCAACAAAGCCCTGGATAAGGCTCGTCTGAAGAGCAAGGATGTTGCACAGGCTGAGGAGAACCAGCGACAGTGTCTGCAAAAGTTTGACAAGCTCTCTGCGTCTGGCAAACAAGGTgtgttttgggttgttttttttaaattatttatttatttatttattttttgtaaattcaGAGCACCCCAGCCCTGACTTTGTCTGTTTGACTGAGCAATCaagttttttcttttgttttcttcttcttcttttcttgctttttttttttttacagaactcACTAGTTTTAAGGGCAGGCGTGTGGTGGCCTTCCGCAAAAACCTGATCGAGATGGCCGAACTAGAGATAAAGCATGCCAAGGTGAGGACTATATCAGCAGTGTTGTTGTATTGCTTTTTGAGCTACATTAGTGTTACCTGGGAATATACTGCCAATTGTGGGTGATTAGAAATGGGCTCCATGATTTTAATCCACTATGAATGTTTGTAGTTTTATAGTAGTGATTATGTGTAAGTGTGAATTGGATAATTTGTTATAGTAATCCTGTTCCAAACCACCTCACACTAATGTAtagtaacaaaacagaaacagaactgagccctgttgttgttattgagTGTTGTACGTTTCATGCAACACTCATGCACCTTCACTTTCGGACTAACCCAAGCACATTTGCAGTAATTCAGGGGCAAATGTAAATTTTTTTCACATGTAAAATGTCACTGTAGACCTCAAATTGCATTGCAAATAGCGACCATCTGGGTTCAAGCACTATGTGCCATTATGGAGAACGTAGAATTGCTAAAAGGTGAATTTTGTGCATGACTTAATTTTTCATTCGCAGTtgcctgctccacagctttataTTAAAGTATTTTAGCCTcagaatgttttaatgttaaaatGGCCAaggcaaagtttttttttctttttctgtggaACAGGAAAAAACAACTTAACAGCAGTGAAAAGGGTGACAAGATCAGAAACAGCACTCTGCAGTTGTGTCAACTGCAGTATCAGCTGACAATTCTAATTCTAGTGTatagtttattttatagagctaATAGTGCTGTTTGAAGATGAAATTGGTGTACCTAATAAAAGTAAAAGGTTGAAATATGCAGATTTGGTGGCTGAGGTGAGAGACCGTGGGTGGGTAGAGATAGGTGTTGGGGTTTTTGTAGCGAAGTCTATTATGTTCTTGCTGGTTGAATTCGGATTTAGAGGACGCCGAAAGTAGCTGAAAGATCTAGTCGGTGGTTCTGGATAAGAAAGGCTGAGGGTGGGCAGGAAAAGGGTACCGTGTGACTAAAAATGTGGTATTGTGGGAGATATGAGCTTGGAAGTGAGCTTGGAGGGGAGTGGGTCTGGGAAGCCATACCTCGCTGTTGAGCCTTCTTGAGGTGTTCTGTGCTTAATTCAGCCAAACACT carries:
- the snx5 gene encoding sorting nexin-5, coding for MTAISQDSDREKLRSVSVDLNNDSSLLIDIPDALCERDKVKFTVHTKTTLNSFQKPDFSVPRQHEDFIWLHDTLVETEEYAGLIIPPAPPKPDFESPREKMHKLGEGESTMTKEEYTKMKQELEAEYLAVFKKTVQVHEIFLQRLSSHPNFSKDRNFQIFLEYDQDLTVRRKNAKEMFGGFFKNMVKSADEVLISGIKDVDEFFEQEKTFLLDYFSKIKDSTAKAEKMTRAHKNVADDYIHISATLNNIGAEDNTALKTHLEKFSELLEKLRKVEGRVASDQELKLTELLRYYMRDIQAAKDLLYRRARALADYENSNKALDKARLKSKDVAQAEENQRQCLQKFDKLSASGKQELTSFKGRRVVAFRKNLIEMAELEIKHAKNNMSLLQGCIELLKVN